From Lycium ferocissimum isolate CSIRO_LF1 chromosome 12, AGI_CSIRO_Lferr_CH_V1, whole genome shotgun sequence, one genomic window encodes:
- the LOC132039358 gene encoding uncharacterized protein LOC132039358: MENKWRIFRNQQQYNKAKKPTTTIICKKHSKHQQSPGVCSICLSEKLSKLSKTTRISNSSSCSSSSLSSLSSSSDVSSCSSPAYRRMKTMAILRSGDNSKSNIVLTKSRSLVFVTTRKEGENEKNGKKKKRGFLSKLLHPRKHKKDQGLDKGGSEI, from the coding sequence ATGGAAAACAAATGGAGAATTTTCagaaatcaacaacaatacaacaAAGCAAAAAAGCcaactacaacaataatatgcaAGAAACACTcgaaacaccaacaatcaccaGGTGTTTGCTCAATTTGTCTAAGCGAAAAGCTCTCTAAGCTCTCAAAAACTACACGTATTAGcaattcttcttcttgttcttcgtCGTCTTTGTCTTCGTTATCTTCATCTTCTGATGTTTCGTCGTGTTCCTCTCCGGCATATCGAAGGATGAAGACTATGGCTATCTTGAGAAGCGGTGATAATAGTAAGAGTAATATTGTGCTTACAAAGAGTAGGTCACTTGTTTTTGTTACGACGAGGAAAGAAGGTGAAAACGAGAAGaatggaaagaagaagaaaagagggTTTCTTTCTAAATTGTTGCATCCGAGGAAACACAAGAAGGATCAGGGTTTGGACAAAGGCGGATCCGAGATATGA
- the LOC132040705 gene encoding uncharacterized protein LOC132040705 isoform X1: protein MLHVLASVEEQLILRAIKDECNWEDLPKRLQAALNSKEEWHKRIIEHCIKKRLQWNTCFASKVCKEGEYYEEMLRYLRRNLALFPYHLADYFCRVMRMSPFRYYCDMLFEVMKNEQAYDSIPNFSAADALRLTGVGRNEFIDIMNKCKSKKIMWKLNKSIAKELLPTQPADFVIEPWWAVCLVNFTMEEFKKLTEEEMATIDKMCEEANSFILFDPEIIKGLHRQGLVYFDVPVYPDDRFKVSRLEGFVSNREQSYEDPIEELLYAVFVVSSENSTVAELSATLQADLSQLQAAASFACRLGWAIKLIDPSSILQDSNIPGSPKVILSDEEDGSNASLGSANASTDGSAFQPGEIPWAENNISGAGYGRIAFLVDANITSYLMMGSVSPGLKSHAVTLYEAGKLGHASIADLCNNLGTLEGAKFEGELQEFANHAFSLRQVLACLTSGGVPAEEEVEKTTTMSSTSDATTSLIDISFTTNSGESSTNEFVINDENLENSGTPKVCSDERKYASGNSASDNISEIDFEGKNRSDEKSVCAGDLDVAKGLMKQKNYRVDILRCESLAALSPATLDRLFQRDYDIVVSMVPIPPSVLPGAKGPAHFGPPSSSSMTPWMKLVLYSAMASGPISVVLMKGQCLRMLPAPLAGCEKALLWSWDGSSIGGLGKKSEGDLVKGSILLHCVNSLLNHSAVLVQPLSRYDLDEAGSVVTLDVPLPLKNSDGSTAQIGEELGLSSKDMFNLNSLLSGLGNKMSFSTVGYIRLLRLHKGRLLENRAPDDEMYEWVPLSVEFGIPLFSPKLCNNICKRVVSSQLLQTDLFTEHHNEMQDLRRRLRDVCAEYQATGPTAKLLYQKEWSKDASRQLMTYASGRWNPLANPSSPISGLASKSQRLKLANRQRCRTEVLSFDGNILRSYALPSIYEAGSKQESSSITSAKADQDDTDSKELIHPGANLLYDGSELRPFEIGACLQARQPVYLIAEASAASASFSVK, encoded by the exons ATGCTGCATGTACTGGCATCCGTTGAGGAACAGCTTATATTAAGAGCAATAAAAGACGAATGCAACTGGGAGGATCTTCCAAAGCGGCTACAAGCCGCTCTGAATTCCAAAGAAGAATGGCATAAAag GATAATTGAACATTGCATAAAGAAGAGACTCCAGTGGAACACTTGTTTTGCTAGTAAAGTTTGCAAAGAAGGTGAATACTATGAAGAAATGTTGCGCTATCTACGGAGGAACTTAGCG CTCTTTCCATATCACCTCGCGGATTATTTTTGCCGTGTCATGAGGATGTCTCCTTTCAGATACTACTGCGACATGTTATTTGAGGTCATGAAAAATG AGCAAGCTTACGACAGCATCCCAAATTTTAGTGCTGCAGATGCCTTACGGCTCACTGGAGTAGGAAGAAATGAATTTATTGACATCATGAATAAGTGCAAGTCTAAG AAAATTATGTGGAAACTGAACAAATCAATAGCGAAAGAACTGTTGCCCACGCAGCCAGCGGACTTTGTTATTGAGCCATGGTGGGCAGTTTGTCTTGTTAACTTTACTATGGAAGAATTCAAG AAGTTGACAGAAGAAGAAATGGCAACAATAGATAAAATGTGTGAGGAAgcaaattctttcattctttttgaTCCTGAAATTATAAAAGGTCTACATCGACAAGGACTAGTGTATTTTGACGTTCCTGTCTATCCTGATGATCGTTTTAAAG TTTCCAGGCTTGAAGGGTTCGTTTCAAACCGAGAGCAATCTTATGAAGATCCAATTGAGGA GTTACTATATGCCGTTTTTGTGGTTTCAAGTGAGAATTCAACTGTTGCTGAGTTATCAGCAACGTTACAAGCTGATCTTTCTCAATTGCAAGCAGCTGCTTCTTTTGCTTGCCGATTGGGATGGGCTATCAAACTAATCGATCCATCTTCTATTCTACAAGACTCTAATATCCCCGGATCACCTAAAGTTATTCTCAGCGACGAGGAAGATGGTTCAAATGCTAGCCTGGGCTCTGCAAATGCATCCACTGATGGCAGTGCTTTTCAACCAGGAGAAATTCCATGGGCAGAAAATAATATCTCCGGCGCTGGTTATGGTCGAATTGCTTTTCTTGTTGATGCTAATATAACTTCTTATCTTATGATGGGATCTGTATCACCAG GTCTGAAATCTCACGCGGTGACATTATATGAAGCCGGAAAACTAGGTCATGCTAGCATTGCAGATCTTTGTAACAATTTGGGCACACTAGAGGGGGCAAAATTTGAAGGCGAACTACAGGAATTTGCCAATCATGCATTTAGCCTTCGGCAAGTCCTCGCATGTCTAACATCAGGAGGGGTTCCAGctgaagaagaagtagaaaagaCCACTACTATGTCTTCTACAAGTGATGCTACCACTTCCTTGATAGACATTTCTTTTACTACAAACTCAGGAGAATCTTCTACAAATGAGTTTGTGATAAATGACGAGAATTTGGAAAATTCTGGAACACCCAAAGTATGTAGTGATGAGAGAAAATATGCATCTGGCAATTCTGCCAGTGACAATATATCTGAAATTGACTTTGAAGGGAAAAATCGATCTGATGAGAAGTCAGTATGTGCTGGAGATTTAGACGTCGCAAAAGGTTTAATGAAACAGAAGAATTACCGTGTGGATATACTCCGCTGTGAAAGCTTGGCTGCTCTCTCACCAGCTACTTTAGATCGTCTATTTCAGCGTGACTATGATATTGTTGTATCAATGGTTCCGATTCCTCCTTCAGTTTTGCCAGGAGCAAAAGGCCCTGCTCATTTTGGACCGCCCTCATCCTCGTCTATGACGCCTTGGATGAAATTAGTGCTATATTCTGCTATGGCTAGTGGACCTATATCAGTTGTTCTTATGAAAGGCCAATGTTTAAGAATGCTTCCTGCACCGTTAGCTGGTTGCGAGAAAGCACTTCTATGGTCATGGGATGGATCTTCTATTGGAGGTTTGGGGAAGAAATCCGAAGGGGACTTAGTGAAAGGAAGTATACTTTTACATTGTGTAAATTCACTTCTCAATCATTCGGCTGTTCTTGTGCAGCCACTCAGCAGATATGATCTTGATGAGGCCGGAAGTGTTGTTACTTTGGATGTTCCGTTGCCCTTGAAAAACTCCGACGGTTCAACGGCTCAGATTGGGGAGGAATTAGGATTGTCCTCTAAAGATATGTTCAATTTGAACTCATTATTATCTGGTCTAGGAAACAAAATGAGTTTCTCGACCGTTGGTTATATTCGACTATTAAGACTTCACAAAGGTAGACTCTTGGAAAACCGTGCACCTGATGATGAGATGTATGAATGGGTTCCATTAAGCGTAGAATTCGGTATCCCATTGTTTAGTCCAAAATTGTGCAATAATATATGTAAGAGAGTAGTCTCGTCGCAGCTACTCCAAACGGACTTATTTACGGAGCATCATAACGAAATGCAAGACTTAAGAAGGAGACTGCGAGATGTTTGTGCTGAGTATCAAGCTACTGGTCCAACCGCGAAACTCCTTTACCAGAAAGAATGGTCTAAAGATGCATCCCGACAGCTTATGACCTATGCGAGTGGAAGGTGGAACCCCCTCGCCAATCCTTCTTCTCCCATTTCTGGTCTCGCTAGCAAAAGCCAGAGGCTGAAACTTGCTAATCGACAACGATGTCGAACAGAAGTTCTGAGTTTTGATGGAAACATTCTGAG
- the LOC132040705 gene encoding uncharacterized protein LOC132040705 isoform X2, whose protein sequence is MWKLNKSIAKELLPTQPADFVIEPWWAVCLVNFTMEEFKKLTEEEMATIDKMCEEANSFILFDPEIIKGLHRQGLVYFDVPVYPDDRFKVSRLEGFVSNREQSYEDPIEELLYAVFVVSSENSTVAELSATLQADLSQLQAAASFACRLGWAIKLIDPSSILQDSNIPGSPKVILSDEEDGSNASLGSANASTDGSAFQPGEIPWAENNISGAGYGRIAFLVDANITSYLMMGSVSPGLKSHAVTLYEAGKLGHASIADLCNNLGTLEGAKFEGELQEFANHAFSLRQVLACLTSGGVPAEEEVEKTTTMSSTSDATTSLIDISFTTNSGESSTNEFVINDENLENSGTPKVCSDERKYASGNSASDNISEIDFEGKNRSDEKSVCAGDLDVAKGLMKQKNYRVDILRCESLAALSPATLDRLFQRDYDIVVSMVPIPPSVLPGAKGPAHFGPPSSSSMTPWMKLVLYSAMASGPISVVLMKGQCLRMLPAPLAGCEKALLWSWDGSSIGGLGKKSEGDLVKGSILLHCVNSLLNHSAVLVQPLSRYDLDEAGSVVTLDVPLPLKNSDGSTAQIGEELGLSSKDMFNLNSLLSGLGNKMSFSTVGYIRLLRLHKGRLLENRAPDDEMYEWVPLSVEFGIPLFSPKLCNNICKRVVSSQLLQTDLFTEHHNEMQDLRRRLRDVCAEYQATGPTAKLLYQKEWSKDASRQLMTYASGRWNPLANPSSPISGLASKSQRLKLANRQRCRTEVLSFDGNILRSYALPSIYEAGSKQESSSITSAKADQDDTDSKELIHPGANLLYDGSELRPFEIGACLQARQPVYLIAEASAASASFSVK, encoded by the exons ATGTGGAAACTGAACAAATCAATAGCGAAAGAACTGTTGCCCACGCAGCCAGCGGACTTTGTTATTGAGCCATGGTGGGCAGTTTGTCTTGTTAACTTTACTATGGAAGAATTCAAG AAGTTGACAGAAGAAGAAATGGCAACAATAGATAAAATGTGTGAGGAAgcaaattctttcattctttttgaTCCTGAAATTATAAAAGGTCTACATCGACAAGGACTAGTGTATTTTGACGTTCCTGTCTATCCTGATGATCGTTTTAAAG TTTCCAGGCTTGAAGGGTTCGTTTCAAACCGAGAGCAATCTTATGAAGATCCAATTGAGGA GTTACTATATGCCGTTTTTGTGGTTTCAAGTGAGAATTCAACTGTTGCTGAGTTATCAGCAACGTTACAAGCTGATCTTTCTCAATTGCAAGCAGCTGCTTCTTTTGCTTGCCGATTGGGATGGGCTATCAAACTAATCGATCCATCTTCTATTCTACAAGACTCTAATATCCCCGGATCACCTAAAGTTATTCTCAGCGACGAGGAAGATGGTTCAAATGCTAGCCTGGGCTCTGCAAATGCATCCACTGATGGCAGTGCTTTTCAACCAGGAGAAATTCCATGGGCAGAAAATAATATCTCCGGCGCTGGTTATGGTCGAATTGCTTTTCTTGTTGATGCTAATATAACTTCTTATCTTATGATGGGATCTGTATCACCAG GTCTGAAATCTCACGCGGTGACATTATATGAAGCCGGAAAACTAGGTCATGCTAGCATTGCAGATCTTTGTAACAATTTGGGCACACTAGAGGGGGCAAAATTTGAAGGCGAACTACAGGAATTTGCCAATCATGCATTTAGCCTTCGGCAAGTCCTCGCATGTCTAACATCAGGAGGGGTTCCAGctgaagaagaagtagaaaagaCCACTACTATGTCTTCTACAAGTGATGCTACCACTTCCTTGATAGACATTTCTTTTACTACAAACTCAGGAGAATCTTCTACAAATGAGTTTGTGATAAATGACGAGAATTTGGAAAATTCTGGAACACCCAAAGTATGTAGTGATGAGAGAAAATATGCATCTGGCAATTCTGCCAGTGACAATATATCTGAAATTGACTTTGAAGGGAAAAATCGATCTGATGAGAAGTCAGTATGTGCTGGAGATTTAGACGTCGCAAAAGGTTTAATGAAACAGAAGAATTACCGTGTGGATATACTCCGCTGTGAAAGCTTGGCTGCTCTCTCACCAGCTACTTTAGATCGTCTATTTCAGCGTGACTATGATATTGTTGTATCAATGGTTCCGATTCCTCCTTCAGTTTTGCCAGGAGCAAAAGGCCCTGCTCATTTTGGACCGCCCTCATCCTCGTCTATGACGCCTTGGATGAAATTAGTGCTATATTCTGCTATGGCTAGTGGACCTATATCAGTTGTTCTTATGAAAGGCCAATGTTTAAGAATGCTTCCTGCACCGTTAGCTGGTTGCGAGAAAGCACTTCTATGGTCATGGGATGGATCTTCTATTGGAGGTTTGGGGAAGAAATCCGAAGGGGACTTAGTGAAAGGAAGTATACTTTTACATTGTGTAAATTCACTTCTCAATCATTCGGCTGTTCTTGTGCAGCCACTCAGCAGATATGATCTTGATGAGGCCGGAAGTGTTGTTACTTTGGATGTTCCGTTGCCCTTGAAAAACTCCGACGGTTCAACGGCTCAGATTGGGGAGGAATTAGGATTGTCCTCTAAAGATATGTTCAATTTGAACTCATTATTATCTGGTCTAGGAAACAAAATGAGTTTCTCGACCGTTGGTTATATTCGACTATTAAGACTTCACAAAGGTAGACTCTTGGAAAACCGTGCACCTGATGATGAGATGTATGAATGGGTTCCATTAAGCGTAGAATTCGGTATCCCATTGTTTAGTCCAAAATTGTGCAATAATATATGTAAGAGAGTAGTCTCGTCGCAGCTACTCCAAACGGACTTATTTACGGAGCATCATAACGAAATGCAAGACTTAAGAAGGAGACTGCGAGATGTTTGTGCTGAGTATCAAGCTACTGGTCCAACCGCGAAACTCCTTTACCAGAAAGAATGGTCTAAAGATGCATCCCGACAGCTTATGACCTATGCGAGTGGAAGGTGGAACCCCCTCGCCAATCCTTCTTCTCCCATTTCTGGTCTCGCTAGCAAAAGCCAGAGGCTGAAACTTGCTAATCGACAACGATGTCGAACAGAAGTTCTGAGTTTTGATGGAAACATTCTGAG